From Hominilimicola fabiformis, one genomic window encodes:
- the rsmD gene encoding 16S rRNA (guanine(966)-N(2))-methyltransferase RsmD, whose protein sequence is MRIISGIRRGHKLFEFEGDDVRPTTDRVKESVFNIIQTFIPDAVCLDMFAGSGALSFEAISRGAKKAVCLDKDKRSIDIIKKNANSLDFSDYCEIINTSCFDYMERAKEKFDVIFLDPPYNKNFIEPVLECIVKNNLLNEDGIVVLESDGTDFHDDFDGLEMYRQRKYGRTYITVYKKNN, encoded by the coding sequence ATGAGGATAATATCTGGAATCAGACGCGGACATAAACTTTTTGAATTTGAGGGTGATGATGTTCGTCCTACGACTGACAGAGTTAAGGAGTCTGTATTTAATATAATTCAGACGTTTATACCCGATGCGGTGTGCCTTGATATGTTTGCCGGCAGCGGTGCTTTGAGCTTTGAGGCGATTTCACGCGGTGCAAAAAAAGCCGTTTGCCTTGATAAAGACAAGCGTTCGATTGATATTATCAAGAAAAATGCAAATTCTTTGGATTTTTCGGATTACTGTGAAATTATTAATACGTCATGTTTTGATTATATGGAGAGGGCAAAGGAAAAATTCGATGTGATTTTCCTTGACCCTCCGTATAATAAAAACTTTATCGAACCTGTACTTGAGTGTATTGTCAAAAACAATCTGTTAAACGAGGATGGTATAGTGGTTCTGGAAAGTGACGGAACTGATTTTCATGATGATTTTGACGGACTTGAAATGTACAGACAGAGAAAGTACGGCAGAACATATATCACGGTATATAAGAAAAATAATTGA